The DNA segment CCGCTGTTGTCGTGTTCATAAAAGAAGCCTCAAGGAAATTGCAAAGAAAGAGACAGATCGGTCTCCTTGAGGGATTGTAGACAACCCTGTCTCCTTGTGTCAACATGTCGCGTATGAATCCTCACAACGATGAATAACATCATGGACAAAAAAGAACAGTTAGTCGCAACTGCCTTTAACCTTTTTTATAAGTACGGCATTCATGCTGTTGGCATCAATCGGGTACTTGAAGAGTCCGGCATTGCCAAGAAAACGCTATATAACCATTTCTCCAGCAAGGAAGATCTAATTGCTGCGACCGTCGAATATTGTGATCAGCAGTATTTCTCTTGGCTCGATTTGCGTTTGCACGAAGCGACGCCAGGTAGGGACGCCTTGTATGCCATGCTTGATGCTTTTGACGATCTGTTTCAGGGTCTCGATCAATCCAAGCCACTTTTCTTGGGTTGTTATTTCATTAATGTCAGCGCCGAATTCAGCAATCCGGATCATGATATACATAAGCTTTGCGCCCGAAACAAAGAGGCTATGCTGCGATGGATCACACACCACACTTCACTTGTCATAACGTCCAGAGAATCGATAGTTCAAATCTCTGAAACAATTGCTATGTTGCTTGAAGGGGCGATTATTCAGGCTCACGTTCTTGGAGATCTGCACGCTGCTCGCAAAGCCAAAGCCGTGGTTAAACTGCTTCTTGATAAATCTAACTAACTAACTAACTAACTAAATTCATCTGTCCATACAACTCTTTGACCATCAATAAAGGTGGAACGGCAAAGTAGCTTTCCGAAGTTTCAGCAGTGGAGACAAGTCGTGTAGTGCCGGAACGGGCCACTTATCGGCTTCCAGTCCTCGATCAATGCCCCAAGTCAAGTCAGTTGCAACCGTACCGCCCCTGCCACAGCAGCGGCACCAAGATCAGCGCCAAGGCCGGGAAGATCATCCAGTTGACCGCTTGCCAGCCCGAGCTGTGCAGGATCGACCCCGCGAGGAACGACACGGCCGCCGTGGCGGCGAAGACGAAGAAGTCGTTCATGCCCTGCGCCTTGCCCCGCTCGGCCGGGGTGTGGCAGTCGGTGACCATCGCCGTGGCGCCGATGAAACTCAAATTCCAGCCGATGCCCAACAGCGCCAGCGAGCCCCAGAAGTGGGACAGGCCGAGCCCGCCCAGGGCCACCACCCCGGAGGCGGCGAGCAGCACCATGCCGACGGCGGTCACGCGCTCCTTGCCGTAGCGCACCATCAGTCGCCCGGTGAAGAAGCTCGGCCCGAACATCGCCAGCAGGTGCCACTGTATTCCTAGGGCGGCGTTGTCCACCGAATGCCCGTGGTTGACCATCGCCACCGGCGCGGCCGTCATCACGAACGCCATCACCCCATAGGACACCACGCCCGCAGCCACGGCCAGCAGATAGCGCGGCATCGCCAAGAGCTGCAGCACCGTCCGACCGCTATCGGCGACTGCTTCGGCCTGGGTCTGGCTCGGCGTGCGCAGCATCAGCAGGATCGGCAAGGCGATCAGCGGCAGCAGCGCCTGGCTGAGGAAGCTGCCAACGTAGGGCGTGCCCGCTACCGCATCGCGCGTGAAGATCACCAACTGCGGCCCGATGATGGCGCCCGCGAGACCGCCCACCATGACCCAGGAAATGGCCTTGGCCTTAAGCGCGTCCTCGGCGGTGTCGGCGGCTGCGAAGCGGTAGCTCTGCACATACGCGCCGTAGAAGCCCGCCAGGAAGGTGCCGGCGCAGAAGATCCAGAACGAGGCCAGCATGATGCCCAACGCGGCGATCAGGCCCGAGGCCACGCCGAAGCCGACCCCCACCACGTATCCGTTGCGGCGGCCATGGTGCCGCATGATGAAGGCGGCAGGCAAGGTGCCGATGGCAAGACCCAGGCCGAACAGACTCACGGGCAAGGTGATCCAGGCCGAATTCTTGGCAAGCTGCTGGCCGACCAGCCCACCCAGCGACATCACGATGGGCGCGCTGGCGCCGCCGAGCGCCTGCGCGGCGGTGAGAACGCCGATGTTTCGGCGCGTGATGCTCTGGTCGGTCATGGGCGTCTTTCTTATTCGTTTGTCTGGCCGGAAATATTACACGCATGAATATATATTCAGTTATATGGACATGCGATGCTCACGAACCATCGCGAGCCGGTCCATCCTCGGAAGCCCCGGCGGAAGCAGCACCGTGCAGGGCCAATGCGAGCAGGTGCTCTTTCACCTGGATCAGTTGCTCCATGCGTTCCTCAACACAGGCGAGATGGCCTTGGACAGCCTGCCTTAGCAGCTCAGGTTCCAGGAACCCCTCATGTGCCCAACCCAGTAGGCGGCGCACGTCATCCAGGCCGATTCCCGAGGCACGGTAGTTGCGAATCAGGTGAAGCCGTTCGACATGGGCCGGGCCATAGCGCCGATAGTTGTTGCGTGACCGCTCCGGGGCTTGCAACAGGCCCTCCCGCTCGTAGAACCGAATGTTCTCCGGGGGGGTGCCCGTCAAGCGCGCAAGTTCACCGATCCTCATCCGGTTCTCCGTGCGCAACGATGGGGAACGCCGCCGTTGCGCATAGCCCTTATCCCGGCGACCGTGCGGGTAATGACCTCGGCCACGGGCACCTGCGGCGCCATCGGCGCGCCCGCCGGGGGCGCCGCGGCCTTGCCCTCGTCCTTGGCGTCGCGGGCAGCGATCGCTATCCCCCCGACGGCTGCGATGACGCCTGCCACCACAATGATTCTGATTTTTTTACGCATGGAAGTGACCCTTTCTTGGATGCAGGACTCCGGCCCTTCCGAAGCGCTCTGCAGACATTTGTGTGGAGGCTAGGCGTTACAACGACGGCAAGGTCAAGCCCTCTTGTTGCCTCAGCGGGCAGACGGCACGGACAAGGTGGTGGGACGCCCGGCGTCGTCGCCGTGGTTGGCCTCCGGCGCGCCCTTGAAGCGCAGCAGGCGCAGTGCGTTCAGCGTGACCAGGGCCGTGGCGCCGGTGTCGGCCAGCACGGCAACCCACAAGCCGGTGATACCCAACACGGTGGTGACCAGGAACAAGCCCTTGAGGCCAATGGCGAATACGACGTTTTGGTGAATGTTGGCCATCGTCGCCCGCGACAGGGCCACCAGGTGGGCCACGTCCGTGACGCGGCTCTTGAGCAGCGCGGCATCGGCGGTTTCCAGCGCCACGTCCGTGCCGCCGCCCATGGCGATACCCACGTCGGCGGTCGCCAGGGCCGGCGCGTCGTTGATGCCGTCGCCGACCATCGCCACCTTGGCATCACGCTTCATCTCGT comes from the Cupriavidus basilensis genome and includes:
- a CDS encoding TetR/AcrR family transcriptional regulator — encoded protein: MDKKEQLVATAFNLFYKYGIHAVGINRVLEESGIAKKTLYNHFSSKEDLIAATVEYCDQQYFSWLDLRLHEATPGRDALYAMLDAFDDLFQGLDQSKPLFLGCYFINVSAEFSNPDHDIHKLCARNKEAMLRWITHHTSLVITSRESIVQISETIAMLLEGAIIQAHVLGDLHAARKAKAVVKLLLDKSN
- a CDS encoding MFS transporter; translated protein: MTDQSITRRNIGVLTAAQALGGASAPIVMSLGGLVGQQLAKNSAWITLPVSLFGLGLAIGTLPAAFIMRHHGRRNGYVVGVGFGVASGLIAALGIMLASFWIFCAGTFLAGFYGAYVQSYRFAAADTAEDALKAKAISWVMVGGLAGAIIGPQLVIFTRDAVAGTPYVGSFLSQALLPLIALPILLMLRTPSQTQAEAVADSGRTVLQLLAMPRYLLAVAAGVVSYGVMAFVMTAAPVAMVNHGHSVDNAALGIQWHLLAMFGPSFFTGRLMVRYGKERVTAVGMVLLAASGVVALGGLGLSHFWGSLALLGIGWNLSFIGATAMVTDCHTPAERGKAQGMNDFFVFAATAAVSFLAGSILHSSGWQAVNWMIFPALALILVPLLWQGRYGCN
- a CDS encoding MerR family transcriptional regulator, translating into MRIGELARLTGTPPENIRFYEREGLLQAPERSRNNYRRYGPAHVERLHLIRNYRASGIGLDDVRRLLGWAHEGFLEPELLRQAVQGHLACVEERMEQLIQVKEHLLALALHGAASAGASEDGPARDGS